One Aliidiomarina minuta genomic region harbors:
- a CDS encoding YheU family protein has product MRIPYTQIDDATLTALIEHFVLQEGTDYGEQERSLEEKVDDVRAQLKSGEAVVVYSELHESVHILPADQVNAEQQDD; this is encoded by the coding sequence ATGCGCATCCCCTATACACAAATAGACGACGCTACCCTTACAGCTTTAATAGAACACTTTGTCCTTCAGGAAGGCACCGATTATGGCGAACAAGAACGTTCGCTGGAGGAGAAAGTAGACGATGTCAGAGCCCAGCTAAAAAGCGGTGAGGCTGTAGTCGTCTACTCAGAATTGCATGAGAGTGTGCATATTCTGCCTGCCGACCAGGTAAACGCCGAGCAGCAAGACGATTAA
- the nudE gene encoding ADP compounds hydrolase NudE — protein sequence MAEKQVPKVLARELVAKSRFLRIESVDLEFSNGELRQYERVQGRGRGAVLIVPMLDDDTMLLVREYAAGLHNYQLGFPKGLIDPGETPAEAANRELREEIGYGAGELTEMKSVTMAPAFFSASMTLFLGRGLYPETLLGDEPEPLEIVPWKVDQLDELLLQHDFTEARSVAALLLMQRWLQRGGG from the coding sequence ATGGCCGAGAAGCAAGTACCCAAAGTCTTAGCGCGTGAACTGGTTGCCAAAAGCAGGTTCCTGCGTATTGAAAGCGTTGACCTCGAATTCAGTAATGGCGAATTACGCCAGTATGAGCGTGTGCAGGGGAGAGGCCGGGGTGCCGTTCTGATAGTTCCAATGCTTGATGACGACACTATGTTGCTGGTACGTGAGTACGCTGCTGGTTTGCACAACTACCAGCTGGGTTTTCCTAAAGGACTCATTGACCCCGGAGAAACACCTGCGGAAGCAGCGAATCGCGAATTGCGTGAAGAGATTGGTTATGGCGCTGGTGAGTTAACTGAAATGAAGTCAGTCACCATGGCTCCTGCATTTTTCTCCGCTTCTATGACCCTTTTTCTGGGGCGGGGACTGTATCCGGAAACTTTGCTTGGCGATGAACCTGAGCCGCTGGAAATAGTGCCCTGGAAAGTAGACCAGCTGGATGAGCTACTACTCCAACATGATTTCACTGAAGCACGTAGCGTGGCTGCTTTACTGCTAATGCAACGCTGGCTGCAAAGAGGGGGCGGTTAA
- the ptrA gene encoding pitrilysin, translating into MRHSLYHIILLSLTAVLFTACQPAPDEPAQSDAPPIYVSPNDDREYGVLELENGLQVIVVSDPEADKAAAAMNVHVGSLQNPDEQLGLAHYLEHMLFLGTEQYPDPDEYGDFMSRHGGQHNAYTADDHTNYMFEINNDRLDEALDRFADFFKAPKFYPEYSEKEINAVDSEWSMRRASDGFILFALNNKKMNPEHPIARFRIGNSESLGDKEGSVLHEEMLAFYEKYYSANLMTASVVGNYSVEQLKEKARAAFADIPNHNAEVAEIEVPAVTGSERKIQLFYKPQMEMRLLLLDFTIENNLHEFRKKPNEYIAYLINSEMPGTPAAYFREQEWVDSINASAQENAYGNAGRFRIQLELTGQGMEHREAMVGVLFEYIEKIREEGVRTSYYEEIKQVLDNRFQFLERSGAFDYATSLAASMQHYPLAHVIDAAYRFDEFNEEAIHRVLDQLTVDNLRVWFVSPEEEVDQELHYFDGEYRIEPLQDSVIANWLEQGREVDVSLPSVNTLLPEDLAIRPIAGAESPQKAVQKEGVTAWYQRSERFHEPRAEVTLNFNQAHHERDLRQRLAASVLVEAFRLSQQALAKEASIAGVDFNLSVGNGLTLGMSGFNDKQPELAQRVLADFASYEPSASRVEQVKDRLRRSIENQNRQFPVQQLGPRFGHLFSVPSAEDSERLQTLRELDVADLIQVRDALLADNYLRALVVGNYSAEDVEELVAAVQQIVATDASARYQRSPVLTPRAGQKLQWQRNLELDDSAILDAFIVEDTSVQSRAKTNLMAELMHNRFFNQLRTEKQLGYAVGVTALGAREHGAMAFYIQSPVASTAELLEHFDDFRADYLAYLEEMDDEAFVEAREGLLVSLREQPQNLREEAARIRADWQRENYSFDTRLRLQQAIERLSKADMVQFYQSEIQQQQNVMRVLIQLQGTRFSDADWAELEDAQVIEDIGNFQRQWLQQE; encoded by the coding sequence ATGCGACACAGCCTTTACCACATCATTCTGCTGTCACTGACAGCTGTTTTATTCACCGCCTGTCAGCCGGCTCCGGACGAGCCAGCTCAGAGCGATGCCCCGCCCATTTATGTCAGCCCTAACGATGACCGTGAATACGGGGTTCTGGAGCTGGAAAATGGCTTGCAGGTGATCGTGGTGAGTGACCCGGAGGCCGACAAAGCGGCAGCAGCTATGAATGTGCATGTAGGCAGTTTACAAAACCCGGATGAGCAGCTGGGGCTGGCGCATTATCTGGAACATATGCTGTTTTTAGGTACTGAGCAGTACCCTGACCCAGACGAATACGGCGATTTCATGTCACGGCATGGTGGTCAGCACAATGCCTATACTGCTGATGACCATACTAACTACATGTTCGAAATCAATAACGACCGTCTGGATGAAGCTCTGGACCGCTTTGCAGACTTCTTTAAAGCGCCGAAGTTTTATCCCGAATATTCTGAGAAGGAAATTAACGCCGTAGATTCAGAGTGGTCGATGCGGCGAGCGTCTGACGGATTTATTTTGTTTGCGTTAAACAATAAAAAAATGAACCCTGAACACCCGATAGCGCGGTTTCGAATTGGTAACAGTGAAAGCCTTGGCGACAAAGAGGGCAGCGTGCTGCATGAAGAAATGCTGGCCTTTTATGAAAAGTATTATTCAGCCAATCTGATGACCGCTTCGGTAGTAGGTAATTATTCAGTTGAGCAGTTAAAAGAAAAAGCCCGTGCCGCTTTTGCCGATATTCCGAATCACAATGCGGAGGTTGCGGAAATTGAAGTGCCAGCGGTTACCGGAAGCGAACGTAAAATACAGTTATTTTATAAGCCGCAAATGGAAATGCGTCTGTTGTTACTGGACTTTACCATTGAGAATAATCTGCATGAGTTCAGAAAAAAACCTAACGAGTATATTGCGTACCTTATCAATTCAGAAATGCCTGGTACTCCAGCTGCCTATTTTCGTGAACAGGAGTGGGTTGACTCTATAAACGCCTCGGCTCAGGAAAATGCCTACGGCAATGCGGGCCGTTTTCGTATCCAGCTGGAGCTGACTGGCCAGGGAATGGAACACCGCGAAGCAATGGTCGGTGTATTGTTTGAATACATAGAGAAAATTCGTGAAGAAGGAGTTCGTACTTCTTATTATGAAGAAATAAAACAGGTACTGGATAACCGATTTCAGTTTCTTGAGCGTAGCGGCGCATTTGACTACGCTACCAGCCTGGCAGCTAGCATGCAGCATTACCCGTTGGCACATGTCATTGACGCAGCTTACCGATTTGACGAATTTAATGAGGAAGCGATTCATCGGGTATTGGATCAGTTAACTGTAGATAACCTGCGTGTCTGGTTTGTTTCGCCGGAAGAAGAAGTGGATCAGGAATTACATTATTTCGATGGTGAATATCGCATTGAGCCGTTGCAAGATTCCGTTATTGCAAACTGGTTAGAGCAGGGCCGTGAGGTGGATGTCAGCCTGCCGTCGGTGAATACGCTGTTACCCGAGGATCTGGCAATCCGGCCTATTGCAGGTGCTGAATCACCACAAAAAGCAGTGCAAAAAGAGGGAGTGACAGCCTGGTATCAGCGTAGCGAGCGTTTTCACGAACCTCGCGCCGAAGTAACACTTAATTTTAACCAGGCCCATCATGAGCGGGATTTACGTCAGCGTTTGGCTGCCAGTGTCTTAGTTGAAGCTTTCCGCTTGTCTCAGCAGGCATTAGCCAAAGAAGCTTCTATTGCCGGCGTTGATTTCAACTTATCGGTCGGTAATGGTCTTACTCTTGGTATGTCAGGTTTTAACGATAAGCAACCAGAACTGGCGCAACGTGTTCTGGCGGATTTTGCCAGTTATGAGCCCAGCGCCAGTCGGGTGGAACAGGTCAAAGACAGGTTGCGTCGAAGCATTGAAAATCAGAACCGACAATTCCCGGTACAACAACTGGGGCCTCGTTTTGGACATCTTTTTAGTGTTCCTTCGGCAGAAGACAGCGAGCGCTTACAAACGCTTCGTGAACTAGATGTTGCTGACCTGATACAGGTTCGCGATGCTTTGCTTGCGGATAATTATCTGCGAGCTTTGGTGGTAGGTAACTACAGTGCAGAAGACGTCGAAGAGCTGGTTGCAGCGGTGCAGCAAATTGTTGCTACCGATGCGTCAGCGCGTTATCAGCGCAGTCCGGTATTAACCCCGCGCGCAGGACAAAAACTGCAATGGCAGCGGAATCTGGAGCTGGACGACAGCGCTATTCTGGATGCCTTTATTGTTGAGGATACAAGTGTTCAGAGCCGTGCAAAAACTAATCTGATGGCTGAACTGATGCATAACCGCTTCTTTAATCAGTTACGAACTGAGAAACAATTGGGTTATGCGGTAGGTGTAACAGCACTGGGTGCTCGTGAGCATGGAGCAATGGCTTTCTATATTCAAAGCCCGGTTGCCTCTACTGCAGAACTCCTTGAGCACTTTGATGATTTCCGTGCTGACTATCTTGCTTACCTAGAAGAGATGGACGATGAAGCCTTCGTTGAGGCACGTGAAGGATTGTTAGTGAGTCTGCGCGAGCAGCCGCAAAACCTGCGAGAAGAGGCTGCTCGTATTCGTGCCGACTGGCAGCGTGAAAACTATAGCTTTGATACCCGCTTACGCTTGCAGCAGGCTATAGAGCGTCTGAGTAAAGCGGATATGGTGCAGTTTTACCAGAGTGAAATTCAGCAGCAACAAAACGTGATGCGTGTGCTGATTCAGCTACAGGGTACCCGCTTTAGCGATGCCGACTGGGCGGAATTGGAGGATGCTCAGGTAATTGAAGATATTGGCAATTTTCAGCGTCAGTGGTTGCAGCAGGAATAA
- the cysQ gene encoding 3'(2'),5'-bisphosphate nucleotidase CysQ translates to MAVHTDRDELRRLQKEVAQIARQTGELVLDYYRSGDFSVDEKSDDTPVTSADLAASKFLSQALAALKPVLPVLSEEEIVPWTERRNWSRYWLIDPIDGTQEFIKGSGDFAISIALIDQHTPVLGAIYWPTEDTLYQAAEHLGASRVRLGQEQSIQVRQLRDPGRDELIVAISRRQPEQKILSRMNPQRSLKTLMTGSCSLKSCLVAEGSADCFLRVGPTGEWDTGAAQVIIEQAGGSLVSEHFEAVTYNRTASLGNPNFMVLGDPRIDWVSVFPGLV, encoded by the coding sequence ATGGCAGTGCATACCGATAGAGATGAACTGCGCAGATTGCAGAAGGAAGTTGCGCAAATCGCCCGTCAGACGGGAGAGCTGGTGCTTGACTATTATCGGTCCGGAGACTTTTCAGTTGACGAAAAAAGTGATGATACGCCAGTAACCAGCGCTGATCTTGCGGCCAGTAAGTTTTTGAGTCAGGCACTGGCTGCGCTTAAACCTGTGTTGCCAGTGTTATCGGAAGAAGAAATTGTGCCCTGGACAGAGCGTCGTAACTGGTCACGTTACTGGTTGATTGATCCTATTGATGGTACTCAGGAGTTTATTAAAGGTAGTGGTGATTTTGCCATAAGCATTGCGCTAATTGATCAGCATACCCCTGTGCTGGGTGCTATTTACTGGCCGACGGAAGACACCTTATACCAGGCGGCGGAACATCTGGGCGCCAGTCGAGTGCGGTTGGGGCAGGAACAGAGTATCCAGGTACGGCAATTGCGGGATCCAGGCAGAGATGAACTTATAGTGGCGATAAGTCGTCGGCAGCCTGAGCAAAAAATATTGTCCCGAATGAATCCACAGCGTAGCTTAAAAACCCTGATGACCGGCAGTTGCTCACTTAAGTCTTGCCTGGTCGCTGAGGGCAGCGCAGACTGCTTTCTCCGGGTCGGCCCCACCGGAGAGTGGGATACTGGGGCTGCTCAGGTAATTATTGAACAGGCTGGAGGCAGTCTGGTTAGCGAGCATTTTGAAGCGGTTACCTATAATCGCACCGCAAGTTTAGGTAACCCGAATTTCATGGTGTTGGGCGACCCTCGGATTGACTGGGTGTCTGTTTTTCCTGGTTTGGTTTAA
- the yrfG gene encoding GMP/IMP nucleotidase, which produces MLNWSQIDTLLLDMDGTLLDLHYDNRFWIKELPQHYAAYHGLPEEEAAAIMQQQFAKVAGTLNWYCLDYWQETLQLPVRELKQQLTHLIRMREDVPAFLTAARQANKRIVLVTNAHPDALALKNLHTQLQHYCDIQYSTHEFGACKEDQQLWQKLQHKERFDPKRSLFIDDGEHILDAAAEFGIEHLLGVANPDSTQLNKAFSRYRCFDNYHSLLPIITN; this is translated from the coding sequence ATGCTCAATTGGTCACAAATCGATACCCTGCTACTGGATATGGACGGCACCCTGCTCGATCTGCATTACGATAATCGCTTCTGGATAAAAGAGTTGCCGCAACATTACGCCGCTTATCATGGTTTACCTGAGGAAGAAGCTGCCGCTATTATGCAACAGCAGTTTGCTAAAGTGGCAGGGACTCTGAACTGGTATTGCCTGGATTACTGGCAGGAGACACTGCAGTTGCCAGTACGCGAACTTAAGCAGCAACTCACTCACCTAATCCGAATGCGGGAAGATGTGCCCGCCTTTCTGACGGCAGCGCGTCAGGCCAACAAACGCATAGTACTGGTTACTAATGCACACCCCGATGCGCTGGCGCTGAAGAATCTGCATACGCAACTGCAGCATTACTGTGACATTCAGTATTCGACCCATGAATTTGGCGCCTGTAAAGAAGATCAGCAATTATGGCAAAAGCTGCAGCACAAAGAGCGTTTTGATCCTAAGCGCAGCTTGTTTATTGATGACGGCGAGCACATTCTGGATGCAGCTGCTGAGTTTGGCATTGAGCATCTGCTAGGTGTAGCGAATCCTGACAGCACTCAGTTAAATAAAGCATTCAGCCGGTATCGCTGTTTTGACAACTACCATAGCTTGCTGCCTATAATAACTAATTAA
- a CDS encoding ATP-binding cassette domain-containing protein, with protein sequence MIQADALGLIRGGKQLLIDSNFTIFPGHRVGLVGANGSGKSSLFALLRHELKEDAGSLYIPPGWRIASVAQETPALDDSALTYVISGDKEFMQLQDQLKKAEQTDDGAAIARIHGEMDAIGGYQIEPRAASLLSGLGFSQQQLSAPVSSFSGGWRMRLNLAQALIARSDLLLLDEPTNHLDLDAIYWLESWLLRYEGTLILISHDRDFLDAVITHTIHIDRQQTHEYSGNYTSFQRQRSEKISQQRQEFEKQEQQRAHLQKFVDRFKAQATKAKQAQSRVKALEKLTATAPIEDSAPFQFQFREPAKLPSPLIEMEKLRAGYGDTTILQNIHLNLVPGSRIGLLGHNGAGKSTLMKLLAGELEPLSGERRVSPGIAIGYFAQHQLETLNQKESPIAHVQRLDSKASEQSLRDYLGSFGFKGDDAFAPCGPMSGGEKARLVLALVVYQKPNLLLLDEPTNHLDLDIREALMRALQEFSGAMVIVSHDRHFLRATVDDFYLVANQQVSAFNGDLSDYQKWVEEERQQQKQILRDDKQDEGDNKLSKKELRQQAAQQRQQLKPLLNKIKQAETLMQKAEQELEQVHSALEDAGLYDADRKNELTELLKSQANWQQQLEQAEATWLELSEELESLNDLS encoded by the coding sequence ATGATACAAGCAGACGCCCTTGGCCTTATTCGCGGTGGCAAACAGCTACTCATCGACAGCAATTTTACCATTTTTCCTGGCCATCGTGTGGGATTAGTTGGTGCTAATGGTTCAGGAAAGTCGTCACTCTTCGCACTGCTGCGCCATGAGTTAAAAGAAGATGCAGGCAGCCTTTATATTCCGCCAGGCTGGCGTATTGCCAGTGTCGCTCAGGAAACCCCCGCACTTGACGACAGCGCCCTGACCTATGTGATCAGTGGCGATAAAGAATTTATGCAGTTGCAGGACCAGCTGAAAAAGGCCGAACAAACCGATGACGGCGCTGCTATTGCCCGTATTCATGGCGAGATGGATGCTATCGGCGGCTACCAGATTGAACCCAGAGCAGCCAGTCTGTTATCCGGGCTTGGCTTTTCTCAGCAGCAACTGAGTGCCCCAGTCAGTTCATTCTCTGGTGGTTGGCGCATGCGCCTGAATCTGGCCCAGGCCCTTATTGCACGGTCCGATTTACTGCTCCTCGATGAACCTACCAACCATTTGGATCTGGATGCTATTTACTGGCTGGAGAGCTGGTTATTACGCTATGAAGGTACTTTAATACTAATTTCCCATGATCGTGACTTTCTCGATGCCGTCATTACGCACACTATCCATATCGACCGTCAGCAAACTCATGAATACAGCGGCAATTACACCAGTTTCCAGCGCCAGCGCAGCGAAAAAATATCGCAGCAACGGCAGGAATTTGAAAAACAGGAACAGCAACGAGCCCACTTACAAAAATTTGTTGACCGCTTTAAAGCTCAGGCTACTAAAGCCAAGCAAGCACAAAGCCGGGTCAAAGCGTTAGAAAAACTGACCGCTACCGCCCCTATTGAAGACTCAGCACCTTTCCAGTTTCAGTTCCGCGAGCCAGCTAAGTTACCCAGCCCGCTTATCGAAATGGAAAAATTACGAGCCGGATATGGCGATACGACAATTCTGCAGAATATCCATCTCAATCTGGTTCCTGGCAGCCGTATTGGTTTGCTGGGTCACAACGGTGCGGGTAAATCAACGCTGATGAAACTGCTTGCAGGAGAGCTGGAGCCCTTATCCGGTGAACGCCGGGTCAGTCCTGGCATCGCCATCGGCTATTTTGCCCAGCATCAGCTGGAAACCCTGAATCAGAAAGAAAGCCCCATTGCTCATGTGCAGCGCCTGGACAGCAAAGCCAGCGAGCAGTCGCTGCGCGACTACCTGGGCAGCTTTGGTTTTAAAGGCGATGATGCCTTTGCCCCTTGCGGCCCCATGTCCGGCGGGGAGAAGGCACGCCTGGTACTGGCCCTGGTAGTTTATCAAAAGCCTAACCTGCTGTTGCTGGATGAGCCAACCAACCACCTGGATTTGGATATTCGCGAAGCGCTCATGCGTGCGTTGCAGGAATTCAGCGGTGCTATGGTTATAGTATCGCATGACCGACACTTTTTGCGGGCTACGGTAGATGATTTTTATCTGGTTGCGAACCAACAGGTGAGTGCGTTCAATGGCGATCTCAGCGACTATCAGAAATGGGTCGAAGAAGAGCGCCAGCAGCAAAAACAGATTTTGCGTGACGACAAGCAGGACGAAGGCGACAACAAGCTAAGTAAAAAAGAATTACGTCAGCAGGCCGCTCAGCAACGGCAACAGCTCAAGCCACTGCTTAACAAAATAAAGCAGGCCGAAACCTTGATGCAGAAAGCTGAACAGGAGCTGGAGCAAGTACACAGCGCTCTTGAGGATGCAGGCCTGTACGATGCAGATCGGAAAAATGAGCTGACTGAATTATTAAAGTCTCAGGCGAACTGGCAACAGCAACTGGAACAGGCGGAGGCAACATGGCTGGAATTGAGCGAAGAACTGGAAAGCTTAAACGATCTGAGTTAA
- the sthA gene encoding Si-specific NAD(P)(+) transhydrogenase — translation MAKKKYDYDAIVIGSGPAGEGAAMKLAKSKQRVAMVERYKSIGGGCTHWGTIPSKALRHSVSRLIEFNSNPLFSRQDHPLHLTFHEILKHTESVIQRQVKLRGSFYERNAVQIIHGEASFVDKHTLQVTNRDGSKDLISAEKFVLSTGSRPYRPKNIDFSHPRIYDSDTVLSLQHDPRSIIIVGAGVIGCEYASIFRGLGVKIDLVNMRDRLLSFLDTEISDALSYHLRNSGVVIRHGEEYAKVEGHDDKVVMTTESGKIMSADCLLFANGRSGNSESLNLETVGVKPNERGQVEVDEHYCTGVDNIFAVGDIIGYPSLASAAYDQGRIAATAMLEGSCETKLIADIPTGIYTIPEISSVGATEEELTAQKVPYEVGRALFKHLARAQIAETQVGCLKLLFHRETREILGIHCFGERAAEIIHIGQAIMEQKNGGNCLDYFIDTTFNYPTMAEAYRVAALNGLNRVVD, via the coding sequence ATGGCAAAGAAAAAGTATGACTACGACGCCATCGTGATTGGTTCAGGACCTGCAGGCGAAGGTGCCGCGATGAAGCTCGCTAAAAGCAAGCAACGAGTTGCCATGGTCGAGCGTTATAAAAGCATAGGTGGCGGTTGTACCCACTGGGGTACTATTCCTTCCAAAGCCCTGCGCCATTCGGTCAGCCGTTTAATCGAATTCAACTCTAATCCGCTTTTTTCACGTCAGGATCATCCATTACACCTGACCTTTCACGAAATTTTGAAACACACCGAATCCGTTATTCAGCGTCAGGTCAAACTACGCGGTTCTTTTTACGAGCGCAATGCAGTGCAAATCATTCATGGCGAAGCCAGCTTTGTCGATAAACATACCCTGCAGGTGACTAACAGAGACGGTTCAAAAGATTTAATCAGCGCTGAAAAATTTGTCCTCTCCACCGGATCCAGACCCTATCGCCCCAAAAACATCGACTTTAGTCACCCGCGTATTTACGACTCTGACACTGTACTTTCATTACAGCATGACCCGCGCAGTATCATTATCGTTGGTGCCGGTGTTATTGGCTGCGAGTATGCCAGCATCTTCCGCGGCCTGGGCGTTAAAATAGATCTCGTCAATATGCGCGACCGCCTGCTGTCATTTTTAGATACTGAAATTTCTGACGCGCTGAGCTATCACCTGCGCAACAGCGGTGTGGTCATTCGCCACGGTGAGGAATATGCAAAAGTAGAAGGACACGACGATAAAGTCGTGATGACCACAGAGTCCGGTAAAATAATGAGCGCCGACTGCCTGCTATTTGCAAATGGCCGCTCTGGCAATAGCGAATCACTGAATTTAGAGACAGTAGGCGTCAAGCCTAATGAACGTGGTCAGGTAGAAGTAGACGAACACTATTGCACCGGTGTCGACAACATCTTTGCCGTTGGCGATATCATTGGTTACCCCTCGTTAGCCAGTGCTGCCTATGATCAGGGCCGTATTGCGGCAACGGCTATGCTTGAAGGCAGCTGTGAAACTAAACTTATCGCCGATATTCCGACCGGTATCTATACTATTCCGGAAATCAGTTCAGTAGGCGCTACCGAAGAAGAACTGACCGCCCAGAAAGTACCTTATGAAGTCGGCCGGGCGCTCTTTAAACATCTGGCCCGGGCACAAATAGCGGAAACTCAGGTTGGCTGCCTGAAGCTGCTCTTTCATCGCGAAACCCGGGAAATCCTGGGTATTCATTGCTTTGGAGAAAGAGCGGCCGAAATTATTCATATCGGTCAGGCGATTATGGAACAAAAGAATGGTGGTAATTGCCTGGACTACTTTATTGACACCACCTTTAATTATCCGACCATGGCCGAAGCTTACCGGGTTGCCGCTCTGAATGGTTTAAACCGCGTCGTTGACTGA
- a CDS encoding TIGR02444 family protein: MAGIERRTGKLKRSELTTADFWDAAAQLYAEPQVQKCCLQAQDKQGINVNLLLFMMWLEKQSKMLSLSHYDQLKAALESFNKQFTAPLRNQRRRLSEHPQLSVKSRQQLKEKLLAAELILEAEEQALMIARYHELPEDNTAPISWHSVIS; the protein is encoded by the coding sequence ATGGCTGGAATTGAGCGAAGAACTGGAAAGCTTAAACGATCTGAGTTAACTACGGCTGATTTCTGGGATGCAGCTGCACAGCTTTACGCAGAACCACAGGTGCAGAAATGTTGCCTGCAAGCACAGGATAAGCAGGGTATTAACGTTAATTTACTGCTTTTTATGATGTGGCTGGAAAAACAGTCGAAAATGCTAAGTCTGAGCCATTATGATCAGCTAAAAGCTGCTTTAGAGAGTTTTAATAAGCAGTTTACCGCACCTCTTCGCAATCAGCGACGGCGTCTCAGTGAGCACCCCCAGTTATCAGTAAAAAGTCGCCAGCAACTGAAAGAAAAGTTACTTGCTGCTGAACTGATCTTAGAAGCAGAAGAGCAAGCGCTCATGATAGCGCGCTACCATGAGCTGCCGGAAGATAACACCGCACCAATTTCCTGGCACAGCGTTATCAGCTAA
- a CDS encoding hydrolase: MPEICSTFIPHPLLSNCHLQTLWSRLSRYPPQMRPYWQSLALPDGDFIDLAWSESPETCLNENSKPLLILFHGLEGSVRSPYADHLMCAARAKGWHAVTMHFRGCSGRINRTHRAYHSGDTTDARFFINWLAKKNPLKPLAAASFSLGGNMLVKLLGEDPTLPLRAAVAASAPLALGPSSFRIDQGFSRVYRGHLLGSLKRKVAIKMDAGLVQGFIHINKTELQRLDNFRQFDDKVTAPLHGFANVDDYYDSCSGLRFLPQVRHSLLIIHAADDPFTCEASFATPDQYHDNVSYELAERGGHVGFIGIANKRPAFWLSSRILSYLQEQLCASPIHK, from the coding sequence ATGCCTGAAATATGTTCAACTTTCATTCCTCATCCGCTGCTTAGCAACTGCCATCTGCAGACCTTGTGGTCACGCCTTAGCCGTTATCCACCGCAAATGCGTCCCTACTGGCAGTCACTCGCGCTACCGGATGGTGATTTCATTGATCTGGCGTGGTCCGAATCACCTGAAACTTGCCTTAATGAAAACAGCAAACCACTGCTCATTTTGTTTCATGGCTTAGAAGGGTCCGTACGCTCCCCTTATGCTGATCACCTGATGTGTGCCGCTCGTGCTAAAGGCTGGCATGCTGTAACCATGCATTTTCGAGGTTGTAGTGGCCGTATAAATCGTACCCATAGAGCTTATCACTCAGGTGACACCACCGATGCTCGCTTTTTTATTAACTGGCTGGCCAAAAAGAATCCGCTGAAACCACTTGCGGCAGCTAGTTTCAGCCTGGGTGGCAATATGCTAGTCAAGCTACTGGGAGAAGACCCCACCTTGCCTCTACGGGCGGCGGTTGCCGCTTCTGCTCCCCTCGCACTTGGACCCAGTTCTTTTCGTATTGACCAGGGTTTCTCCAGAGTGTACCGGGGTCACTTGCTCGGCAGTCTGAAACGTAAAGTAGCCATAAAAATGGACGCGGGACTGGTACAGGGCTTTATTCATATCAACAAAACTGAGTTGCAGCGGCTTGATAATTTTCGCCAGTTTGATGATAAGGTAACGGCGCCGCTGCATGGGTTTGCGAATGTCGATGATTATTATGACAGCTGCAGCGGGCTGCGTTTTCTACCCCAGGTACGTCATAGCCTGTTAATTATCCATGCGGCCGATGACCCTTTTACCTGCGAGGCTTCTTTTGCTACACCTGATCAATATCACGACAATGTCAGTTATGAATTAGCTGAGCGCGGTGGTCATGTAGGTTTTATAGGCATAGCGAACAAACGCCCGGCATTCTGGCTTTCCAGCCGTATTTTATCCTATTTACAGGAGCAACTATGCGCATCCCCTATACACAAATAG